In Proteus vulgaris, one DNA window encodes the following:
- a CDS encoding glycosyl hydrolase family 8, which yields MSFGHLSRCNYLFFTFFILGLLLMVSPSIQAADTQTGWQQFKERYIKDDGRVIDSANNNISHSEGQGYGMLMAVMSDDRETFNKLWRWTATSLYRGDLGLFKWRYEPENNEHTPDPNNATDGDILIAWALLKAGEKWNDESYLSASDSIQHAILEHTLVKTKNYTVLLPGINGFKTPEEIIINPSYFIFPAWKDFYRTSKDIRWKALINDSQSLLRNMRFGEYQLPSDWVSLYPDGKIEPSEKWPARFSFDAIRIPLYLAWAHDELALQPFVQYWQQFDRYKTPAWVSIDGQERAEYNLTPGMMAVRDLTMKTPIEDVDLSKDTDYYSSALHLLATFAQNGQ from the coding sequence ATGTCTTTTGGGCACTTATCTCGTTGTAATTATCTGTTTTTTACCTTTTTTATTTTAGGTTTGTTGCTTATGGTTTCTCCCTCAATACAGGCAGCAGATACTCAAACCGGATGGCAGCAGTTTAAAGAGCGCTATATTAAGGATGACGGGCGCGTTATAGACAGCGCCAATAACAATATCTCGCACTCAGAAGGTCAAGGCTATGGGATGTTGATGGCGGTAATGAGTGATGATCGTGAGACATTCAATAAGCTGTGGCGTTGGACGGCGACCTCTCTTTATCGAGGCGATTTAGGGTTGTTTAAATGGCGTTATGAACCTGAAAATAATGAACATACCCCTGATCCTAATAATGCAACTGATGGTGATATTTTAATTGCGTGGGCATTATTAAAAGCGGGTGAAAAATGGAATGATGAAAGTTATCTTTCAGCCTCCGATTCTATTCAGCACGCTATTTTAGAGCATACCTTAGTTAAAACAAAAAACTATACCGTATTACTACCGGGTATTAATGGTTTTAAAACACCGGAAGAAATTATTATTAATCCATCTTATTTTATTTTTCCAGCATGGAAAGATTTTTACCGTACAAGCAAAGATATTCGTTGGAAAGCGTTAATTAATGATAGCCAATCTTTGCTAAGAAATATGCGCTTCGGTGAATATCAATTACCCTCAGACTGGGTGAGTTTATATCCTGATGGAAAGATAGAGCCTAGCGAAAAATGGCCCGCACGATTTAGCTTTGATGCAATACGTATTCCGCTTTATTTAGCTTGGGCACATGATGAATTAGCTTTACAACCCTTTGTGCAATATTGGCAACAATTTGATCGTTATAAAACGCCAGCTTGGGTCAGTATTGATGGCCAAGAGCGTGCGGAATATAACCTCACACCAGGTATGATGGCGGTGAGAGATTTAACGATGAAAACCCCTATTGAAGATGTCGATTTAAGTAAAGATACGGATTATTACTCTTCCGCTTTACATTTATTAGCGACATTTGCTCAGAATGGACAATAA
- a CDS encoding TOBE domain-containing protein, with amino-acid sequence MKVSARNQLVGKVIDIIEGAVNSEVILSLAHGEKLATIITKESCDSLKIKKDGEAIAIIKAPWVVLALPDCGLNFSARNQFAGKVTQIAQGAVNSTVHLETVKGLELTAVITNESLQEMKLAKGSDVLALVKASSVIVATRK; translated from the coding sequence ATGAAAGTTTCAGCACGCAATCAATTAGTTGGTAAAGTTATTGATATTATTGAAGGTGCCGTTAATAGCGAAGTTATTTTATCGTTAGCGCATGGTGAAAAACTGGCCACAATTATCACTAAAGAGAGCTGTGATAGTTTAAAGATCAAAAAAGATGGTGAAGCAATCGCCATTATTAAAGCACCATGGGTTGTTTTAGCGCTCCCTGATTGTGGTTTGAATTTTTCTGCACGTAATCAGTTTGCAGGAAAAGTGACTCAAATCGCGCAAGGCGCTGTAAATTCAACGGTGCATTTAGAAACAGTAAAAGGCTTAGAGCTGACTGCGGTTATTACAAATGAAAGCTTACAAGAAATGAAATTGGCAAAAGGCAGTGATGTTTTAGCATTAGTGAAAGCATCTAGTGTGATTGTTGCAACACGTAAATAA
- a CDS encoding LTA synthase family protein, with amino-acid sequence MKKLLGSAYLALIFIGSLFIVFEKTSLIYTVLLSVSAYFILFSLFFILSGRILFSIITTGTLFLITKFINQLKVHYYKETLMFSDFDLAFDSSNLGTLGHYWEAGVALIAMLIWLLINMLIAWRFSKKSRLTLRVSSLLLMVVGVITIHFTVEKWQVEWEGTLPGGRGTVTNLIMSGYQTTYHPPYFKESADYFLEKANKTALPETQTEIKPDIIILLQESTVNPSIYQFNKDLALPDLFMFQKDEGVSAQSPLRVQTFGGGTWLSEFSILTGLNTDDFGARKNSVFYFVVDNLNESLFRQLKAEGYYTVLLTPFNRSAYHAGYAYEQMGVDEIIQPQELGYPGHLEENLWKISTQDMLGYIEEVLKKRTDKPLFIFSLTMYEHGPYDESHTDDYQITGQTESSNAPGKFSHYMEKIITSDPAIKDFSNFVAQREKPTMFLYFGDHQPNIELNNYQSPFTNPAHITQFTLRDNLTQGASLSTGELTDISFLGGMILERARLPLSPFYKANIQMRHLCEGKLNDCEDEKLINSYKNYIYDKLKVAGVADD; translated from the coding sequence ATGAAAAAACTATTAGGAAGTGCTTACCTTGCACTTATTTTTATTGGCTCTCTGTTTATTGTTTTTGAAAAAACGAGTCTTATTTATACAGTCCTACTCTCTGTGAGTGCTTATTTTATTCTTTTTTCTCTTTTCTTTATTTTATCAGGACGTATTTTATTTTCGATCATTACAACTGGTACGCTTTTCCTGATCACTAAGTTTATTAACCAACTTAAAGTCCATTATTACAAAGAGACATTAATGTTCTCTGATTTTGATTTAGCCTTTGACAGTTCAAATTTAGGGACATTAGGACATTATTGGGAAGCCGGTGTGGCATTGATTGCAATGCTAATATGGCTTCTTATTAATATGTTGATTGCTTGGCGTTTTTCCAAAAAATCACGTCTAACATTACGTGTAAGTAGCTTACTGCTAATGGTTGTTGGTGTCATTACCATCCATTTTACTGTTGAAAAGTGGCAAGTTGAATGGGAAGGTACATTACCTGGTGGCCGAGGTACCGTTACTAATTTGATTATGTCCGGTTACCAAACTACATACCACCCCCCTTATTTTAAAGAAAGTGCTGACTATTTCCTTGAAAAAGCAAATAAAACGGCATTACCTGAGACACAAACTGAAATAAAGCCCGATATCATCATTTTATTACAAGAATCGACGGTTAATCCTTCCATTTATCAATTTAATAAAGATCTCGCATTACCTGATTTATTCATGTTCCAAAAAGATGAAGGTGTGAGTGCTCAAAGTCCTTTACGAGTACAAACCTTTGGTGGTGGTACTTGGCTTTCTGAGTTTTCCATCTTAACAGGATTAAATACTGACGATTTTGGTGCCCGTAAGAACTCGGTATTCTATTTTGTTGTCGATAATCTTAATGAAAGTTTATTTCGCCAACTCAAAGCTGAAGGCTATTACACGGTTTTACTCACCCCATTTAATCGTAGTGCTTATCATGCTGGTTATGCTTATGAGCAAATGGGGGTTGATGAAATTATCCAACCTCAAGAGTTAGGTTATCCTGGACATTTGGAAGAAAATCTTTGGAAAATATCAACACAAGATATGCTAGGTTATATCGAAGAAGTTCTTAAAAAACGAACAGATAAACCTTTGTTTATATTTTCATTAACGATGTATGAACATGGCCCTTATGATGAATCTCATACTGATGACTATCAAATTACGGGTCAAACAGAAAGCAGTAATGCACCAGGTAAATTTAGCCACTATATGGAAAAAATAATTACCAGTGATCCGGCAATTAAAGATTTTTCCAATTTTGTCGCCCAAAGAGAAAAACCGACAATGTTTCTTTATTTTGGTGATCATCAACCTAATATAGAGTTAAATAATTACCAGTCACCATTTACTAACCCCGCACATATCACTCAATTCACATTGAGAGACAACCTAACGCAAGGTGCATCACTTTCAACGGGTGAGTTAACGGATATTAGCTTCTTAGGTGGCATGATACTGGAGCGCGCACGTTTACCATTATCACCTTTCTATAAAGCCAATATTCAAATGCGACACCTATGTGAAGGTAAATTAAATGACTGTGAAGACGAAAAATTAATTAATAGTTATAAAAATTATATTTACGACAAATTGAAAGTTGCAGGTGTCGCTGATGATTAA
- the selB gene encoding selenocysteine-specific translation elongation factor, whose product MIFATAGHVDHGKTTLIQAITGVDTTHLPEEKKRGMTIDLGYAYWRQGDGTSIGFIDVPGHEKFLSNMLAGVGGISHALLIVACDDGVMAQTIEHISILRLAGCPQVTVILTKADRVTPERIEEVRSQTIDVLANLGWQQPDIFVTSAPSNEGIPALRDYLVNLHQQEQQHPQWHKRFRLAIDRVFSIKGAGLVVTGTALAGQIAIGDTFWLTGADKPVRIRALHAQNQPAESAGAGHRIAINITGDISKDSVSRGDWLLSQEPNYQAHKVLVSLIADEPLKHWQPVHIHHGTRHITGRVSLLNNANETPQLAELILDEPLWLVDNDRLILRDISAQRTLAAAKVLHLHSPRRGKRQSEFLAWLHQLDNADSVSANLALCLPKGELSLNQFAWAQQLTESALTQLLETFDLINVAGVILSKENADNAKQKLLNTLEEYHQQHNDQMGVGRSRLKRMALPTYHDELVYHLIDQLRKESAISQSRGWLHLPTHGLAFSPEQESLWQYAKVYFEQSEPWWVRDLANEMKKDEKEIRSLLRKAAQLGLIIPIIADRYYTHASIEKFASIIVKYNESNGSVTAADFRDELSVGRKLAVQILEYFDRTGFTRRKKDLHILRDKGLF is encoded by the coding sequence ATGATTTTTGCAACGGCAGGTCACGTAGACCACGGAAAAACCACACTTATACAAGCTATCACTGGGGTAGATACAACCCATTTACCCGAAGAGAAAAAACGAGGTATGACCATAGATTTAGGTTATGCCTATTGGCGTCAAGGTGACGGAACGTCTATCGGTTTTATCGATGTACCCGGTCATGAAAAATTTCTTTCTAACATGCTTGCTGGTGTTGGTGGGATCTCTCATGCACTGTTAATTGTGGCTTGTGACGATGGTGTTATGGCTCAAACCATTGAACATATTTCTATTTTACGTCTTGCTGGCTGTCCTCAAGTTACCGTAATTCTGACTAAAGCAGATCGTGTTACGCCTGAACGAATTGAAGAAGTTCGATCACAAACAATTGATGTATTGGCCAATTTAGGCTGGCAACAACCTGATATTTTTGTCACCTCAGCACCTTCTAACGAAGGGATACCCGCGCTTCGTGACTATCTTGTTAACCTTCATCAACAAGAACAACAACACCCTCAATGGCATAAACGCTTTCGCTTAGCGATAGACCGCGTTTTTAGTATTAAAGGGGCTGGCTTAGTGGTTACAGGTACTGCCCTCGCTGGGCAAATAGCCATTGGTGATACTTTTTGGCTAACAGGTGCTGATAAACCAGTAAGGATCAGAGCGTTACACGCACAAAATCAACCCGCAGAAAGTGCAGGAGCTGGTCATCGTATTGCCATTAATATCACTGGAGATATCAGTAAAGATAGTGTCTCTCGTGGCGATTGGTTGCTCTCTCAAGAACCTAACTATCAAGCCCATAAAGTCTTAGTCAGTTTAATCGCTGATGAACCTTTAAAGCATTGGCAGCCTGTACATATTCATCATGGTACTCGCCATATTACAGGCCGGGTTTCGCTCTTAAATAATGCTAACGAAACACCTCAATTAGCTGAACTTATTCTTGATGAACCACTTTGGCTGGTGGATAACGACAGGCTTATTTTACGTGATATTAGTGCTCAACGTACATTAGCCGCAGCGAAAGTCTTACATTTGCATTCGCCACGTAGAGGTAAACGACAAAGTGAGTTCTTAGCTTGGCTACATCAACTTGATAATGCTGATAGTGTCAGTGCCAATTTAGCGTTATGTTTACCAAAAGGTGAATTATCTCTAAATCAGTTTGCTTGGGCTCAGCAATTAACTGAAAGTGCGCTCACTCAGCTACTAGAAACATTTGACCTAATTAACGTTGCTGGCGTTATTCTTTCTAAAGAAAATGCTGATAATGCAAAACAAAAATTACTCAATACTCTTGAGGAATATCACCAACAACATAATGATCAAATGGGAGTCGGGCGTTCACGTTTAAAACGCATGGCGTTACCAACTTATCATGATGAGTTGGTTTATCACCTAATTGATCAATTACGAAAAGAGAGTGCAATTAGCCAAAGTCGGGGCTGGCTTCACCTCCCAACCCATGGTCTTGCTTTTTCGCCAGAACAAGAGTCGTTATGGCAATATGCTAAAGTCTATTTTGAGCAATCTGAACCTTGGTGGGTACGTGATCTTGCAAATGAAATGAAAAAGGATGAAAAAGAAATTCGTTCATTATTACGCAAGGCCGCACAATTAGGTTTAATTATCCCAATTATTGCTGATCGCTACTATACCCATGCATCTATAGAGAAATTTGCCTCCATTATTGTGAAATATAATGAGAGTAATGGCAGTGTCACCGCAGCAGATTTTCGTGATGAATTATCTGTAGGACGTAAATTAGCAGTACAAATCCTAGAATATTTTGACCGTACAGGTTTTACACGGCGCAAAAAAGATCTTCATATTTTACGAGATAAAGGGCTATTCTAA
- the selA gene encoding L-seryl-tRNA(Sec) selenium transferase — protein sequence MTNDTRSLYSQLPSIDKLLHQEEIQALVASYGQTFITEHLRKLQEEARIIIRQDNDLPTWYNQWANELQNRITLQQKSLIKPVFNLTGTVLHTNLGRALMAESAIKAVSQVMRSPATLEYSLDGASRGHRDRAIADLLCELTGAEDACIVNNNAAAVLLMLATVAPNKEVVVSRGELVEIGGAFRIPDVMTQAGCTLKEVGTTNRTHLKDYRNAINENTGLLMKVHTSNYAIQGFTAEVHGEELAALGKEMNLPTAIDLGSGSMTNLATLGLPSEPMPQNYLQQGIDLVTFSGDKLLGGPQAGIILGKKTWIEAIQRHPLKRALRVDKMTLAALGATLRLYQQPEKMVVEIPTLRLLTRTQTEIHDMAQRLLPHFQAYYGENYHITISSCASQIGSGSLPIESLPSAALTFEAKDGKGSQLDTLAALWRDLEKPIIGRITDGRLWLDLRCLEDENALIQALLL from the coding sequence ATGACAAATGATACGCGCTCACTTTACAGCCAGCTACCGTCTATTGATAAGTTGCTGCATCAAGAAGAAATTCAGGCTTTAGTTGCTTCTTATGGTCAGACATTTATTACTGAGCATTTACGAAAGTTACAAGAAGAAGCGCGTATCATTATTCGCCAAGATAATGACCTACCTACATGGTATAACCAGTGGGCGAATGAATTACAAAATCGCATTACATTACAACAAAAATCGTTAATTAAACCTGTTTTCAATTTAACAGGAACGGTTTTACACACCAATTTAGGTCGAGCATTAATGGCTGAATCGGCTATCAAAGCCGTTAGCCAAGTTATGCGCTCTCCTGCAACCTTAGAATATTCTCTCGATGGTGCCTCAAGAGGACACCGTGATCGCGCTATCGCAGACTTGTTATGTGAATTAACGGGGGCTGAAGATGCCTGTATTGTTAATAACAATGCTGCCGCCGTTTTATTGATGCTTGCAACCGTAGCACCAAATAAAGAAGTCGTGGTTTCTCGTGGTGAATTAGTGGAAATTGGTGGTGCTTTTCGTATCCCTGATGTGATGACACAAGCAGGCTGCACACTTAAAGAAGTGGGTACAACAAACCGCACTCATCTTAAAGATTATCGTAACGCCATTAATGAAAATACGGGATTGCTGATGAAAGTTCATACCAGCAATTACGCTATTCAAGGTTTTACCGCAGAAGTTCATGGTGAAGAATTAGCGGCTTTAGGTAAAGAGATGAATTTACCTACTGCTATCGATTTAGGCAGTGGTTCAATGACTAACTTAGCTACTTTAGGTTTACCTTCAGAGCCCATGCCTCAAAATTATCTACAACAAGGTATCGATCTTGTTACCTTCTCTGGTGATAAATTATTAGGCGGCCCTCAAGCGGGAATAATCTTAGGTAAAAAAACATGGATTGAAGCTATTCAGCGCCACCCTTTAAAGCGTGCATTACGTGTTGATAAAATGACATTAGCAGCATTAGGCGCCACATTACGCCTTTATCAGCAACCAGAAAAAATGGTAGTTGAAATTCCGACACTACGTTTGTTAACTAGGACACAAACAGAAATTCATGACATGGCGCAACGGTTATTGCCTCATTTTCAGGCATATTATGGGGAAAATTACCATATCACGATATCCTCATGTGCGTCTCAAATAGGCAGTGGTTCGTTACCTATTGAAAGTTTACCGAGTGCAGCTCTTACCTTTGAAGCAAAAGATGGAAAAGGTAGCCAGTTAGATACATTAGCCGCACTTTGGCGTGATTTAGAAAAGCCTATTATCGGTCGAATTACTGATGGTCGCCTGTGGCTTGATCTGCGCTGTCTTGAGGATGAAAATGCATTAATACAGGCACTTTTACTATGA
- the fdhE gene encoding formate dehydrogenase accessory protein FdhE, giving the protein MSIRIVPKEQLGKEQSEKGISFIPPVLFPNLKNLYQRRAERFQSLAKDNPFANYLEFAAEIAKAQEKALHDNPLIIDLAPLLTQQAGIAPLDKKTFKRSKHWHALLASIIAELRPVVPESVTITLENLSKASETELEEMATALLNDEYSKVPADKSVFIWSALSLYWAQLASNIPGKAKTEYGENRQFCPVCNSMPVTSMVQIGTTQGLRYLHCNLCETEWHVVRIKCTNCELTGKLNYWSLDSENAPVKAESCGDCGSYLKILYQEKDANVDAVADDLASIVLDAKMEEEGFARSSINPFLFPNE; this is encoded by the coding sequence ATGAGTATTCGCATCGTTCCTAAAGAGCAATTAGGTAAAGAACAATCAGAAAAAGGTATTAGTTTCATTCCACCAGTATTATTCCCTAATCTGAAAAACCTTTATCAACGTCGTGCTGAACGTTTTCAATCACTTGCAAAAGATAATCCTTTTGCAAACTACCTTGAATTTGCAGCTGAAATTGCTAAAGCTCAAGAAAAAGCACTCCATGACAATCCATTAATCATTGATCTTGCGCCACTTCTCACACAGCAAGCGGGTATTGCACCTTTAGATAAAAAAACATTCAAACGTAGTAAACATTGGCATGCTTTATTAGCCTCGATTATTGCTGAATTACGTCCGGTTGTACCTGAAAGTGTCACTATCACATTAGAAAACCTGTCTAAAGCTTCTGAAACTGAATTAGAAGAGATGGCGACAGCATTACTTAATGATGAGTATTCAAAAGTACCTGCGGATAAATCGGTCTTTATTTGGTCTGCATTATCCCTTTATTGGGCACAATTGGCCTCTAATATTCCAGGTAAAGCAAAAACAGAATATGGTGAAAATCGCCAATTCTGTCCTGTTTGTAACAGTATGCCAGTTACAAGCATGGTACAAATCGGAACAACGCAAGGCTTACGCTATTTACATTGTAATTTATGTGAAACCGAGTGGCATGTTGTGCGTATTAAATGCACCAACTGTGAGCTAACGGGTAAACTAAATTACTGGTCATTAGACAGTGAAAATGCTCCGGTTAAAGCAGAAAGCTGTGGTGATTGTGGAAGCTATCTGAAAATTTTATATCAAGAAAAAGATGCCAATGTTGATGCTGTCGCTGATGATTTAGCGTCTATTGTTCTTGATGCAAAAATGGAAGAAGAAGGATTTGCTCGTAGTAGCATTAACCCATTCCTGTTCCCAAATGAATAA